The genomic window TATTTGTTCTCCTGGCAGGAGACACAGggtgtgagcaggcagagctggtcTGTAGAAGCTTTCCATGGTGCATGTGCTCCTGAGCCCTCCCCGTGGGTGATGCCCatggctccagctgctgctgagaggTCTGTAGGTCCCTTGCCACCTCATGGTGCCACATGGGCCGGGTGGTACCAGGTGGAGGTGAGCATCCAGCGTGTTGTCTGCACCACCCGTGTGTCTCCTAGCCCAGCAGACCTCTTGGccaggtggaaggaaggggggaTGCTGTGCTGGCATCTTCCtgagctggggagctgccccGTTGGGACAGTAACCAGCAGCACTTCCTTTGCCCCAGCCATGTCCTATTCTTGGGTGCTGCCCCGTTGTGCCTGGCCTTATCGGCACCCATGTgcttcctgctcctccaggcaggggctggtgccTCTCCATGCTTTTCCCCTTGCTCGAGCTGCTTCCTGCCCTGACCGCAGGGGTGGCTGAGCCCTGGTGGTGTccccctgcctgctgtgggTTTGTTGGAGAAGGGTTGAtccagctgggagcagagctgtgcagaaTGCCCCAGCCTCAGGGGGAGAAGTGCTGGTGCCCAACTCCAGCTCTGATCCTGCCCTGGGGCTCAGTGGTATCCAGCCTGCGAGCTGCAGATCAGCTGcctctttcctctgttttctttatctgGGGGGGTGTTTGTGCAGAAGAGCAAAACTGCCCAGGGCTGGCTCCACCTGGAGCAGCGGCAGGAGCCCTGCAGCCCATCTGGAGAGTCCCCATCAGTTTTCAGCCCCGGCAGCAGCGCTCCCGAGCCTTCCCCTCTCTGCAGCCGAGCTGTGCACGCTTGGCTCCCCGCCTTTCCCATCCATGCCTTATAAgtccctgctcctggggctgcctgcagccttgCTGCATTCCAGCAGCCTCGTGTCAAGTGGCCCCAGCCGCATCGCGGCCGCTGGGGCtcagcagcatcctgggggctgcagccccagtcCTTGGGGTGCCGGGTGCCCAGCTGGGGTTGTACTCCCACAGGAATAGCTGCGGTGCAGGAGGTGGCTATGGGGCAGCTTGGCTCAGCCAGAAAGGCATTACAGGGACAGGGGATGGGTGGTGGGCTTGTGTGCCTGGAGTGGGGACTGCTTTTGGGATGCTGTCTGAGCTTGTAGGGTGCCGGGCTCCCTTCCTATGTCGGCACGGCCCCAGGGCTCTGATGGGAGCTGGAGTGGTCACAGTTTTGTTAATGCAGGGATGTGGGAAACGCAGCTAAAAGCCTCATCCTGCAGAACCTCCCCTTCTGCCTCGCTTGCTTGTGGGAGGATTTGGAGCAATCTCTTAATGAAAGCCCAGAGAACTACcagagcagccttgcaggagACGGGTGCTtgtgtttttgcatttttgacATAACTTGACCcttgctgggctgcagggcagcgtcTGGCTGCTCTTAGGGCTCCCCTTCGAGCGCTTATTTAAAGCAGACATAGGCAGGAGATGCGGATGTACAGGACTTGTGCTGGCTGAAACTTTGGTGCTAAGCACCTGGCTGTGCTCGCACTGGGTGCGTTTCTCTTCTGGGGGATGCAGCTGTGCAAGGACGGCTTTAGAGCCTCTGAGGATCTGATCGCTAACTGGCTTTGTCCTTGTCCCTCCCTTGCTCCTGCGTGGGAAGCAGCGCTGGGATCCTCCCTCTTCAAGAGATGGCCTAGATGGTCTTGTCCCTCCTGGCACGAATCCTGTTTTCCATGGCTCTCCTCCATCTCTGCCGGGTGTTTGGACTGGGGACATCCCCAGagggggcagggacagggaagGGAGCGCGTTTTctgcagggcctccagcagCGTGACCCTGCTGGGCTGTCGTAGGCaagagctgctctgcttctcTGGTTGTGTGCATGGTGAGGAGCAGCTCGGGCAAGAAAGggctgctctgagctgctgcctctgctctgctaCCAGCCACTTGAGTCTCAGAGCATCAGAACaaggtgtttctggagagcTTTCTGTGGTATCTTCTCCAAACTCCTGCTGAACATCCACCTTGGCTTAGGTACTTAATGATCTAGCCCTATCTAGCCCTATACACAcacattatatataatatatataaaataaaaataattatgtttgcCCTGTGGCTTTTCCGGCTACTCTGTGGGGAGGCTGAATGTCAAAGTGGATCCGGTGTTTGGTGAGGCAGGGTGGGCTGATTAAAGCACCCCGTTGTGGCACCATGAGGGCTGGAAGGGTGGATGTGTTAGTCCTGGTGGCCTCAAAGCCGGCAGGACTTGGGCTGCAAAGGGGCATCTGGAGAGTCCCAGTGCCGTTAATACACTGGAAGGTGCTTGTCCAAAGCCTTTATTGATGCTCTTCTATATAATTCCTCCTTCTTGGACCAGGGCTGCCCACAGTCCATGCCCAATGCTTAGACTGGTGAGATGCCTCCTGCTCTGTTCCTGTTGGAATACCGTACATCTCCTTTGCTTTCAGGTTGCTGCTCATCTCCTGCTCACACCTGGTCTGAGAAATAGTCTCTGGCTTGCCTTGCTCTGTTTATAAGCCTTAAATGGGTCTCTTGCCAGCCTCAGGCTCTCCTCCCTGAATATCTTGGTCTCACTCCCCCTGCCCTCCGCCAGATCGCTCACCGATGTGCTGAATTGCAGGGATCTCGGAAACCCACCCACTTGGTCTCATCTCCTTTCCTAACCTGCTCCTCTGAGCAGGCCCCTTCCTTAATCTGTCTCAAGACCATTGGGGAAACCTCACTTGCAGATCCTGTGGCATGCAGGACTGGCCAGGCTTGCTCTGGGGCAATGCTGGTTTTTGGGGGGTGCTGTGGGTCAGCTGGGGTCCCCCTTCCAAAGCCATGTGCAGTGACAGACTGCGTCTGGAGGCCAAGGGAAGCTTTGAAGCTTGTGAAAGGAGGTCTCCTGTTCCTGTCCTTGGCAGCAGCTGATGGAGACAGCATTAGGAGCTTGTTGCCTCTGACAAAGAGCTTTTCTAGGCACCTGCGCTGCTCTGTTCAGGCTGTTGTAAGGGCTCTGAGTAGCCGACTTTCTCCCTCCCCAAGCAACTGCACATCTTCCATTCTGTCACGCCTGTCGCAAGGACTTACCCAGCTGCACATCACGGGACCATTTAGAGACCCAACAGGGATGCAGATTTCTATCTGCTCGGAAGAAACATCCATTCTGGGGGCTGAACGCACTCAAATTCTGAAATATTGAAAAGGGATGGTGCTTTCACATGGCTGAGGCACATGTGTGCCACCGTGCTCCGCGCAGTCCTCCCCTGCAAGAGATGGCTGCGCGTCTTCTGGGAACGTGCAGCAGCCACTCCACATAGCTCAGGCTGAAGCCTGGAGTCTTCAAGGTGCTGTAGTGGCTTGCTGGCTGCCACTGCCTGCTCTGTTTGGGTATGAAATGGCCCCGAGGAATGCACTGAGACCTCATCTGAGGTGCTGGGTGGGATGGAAAGACCCCAGGACTGAGCCTGGGAATGCTGGCACTTGGGGTAGGAGAGATGCTCAGTGGCTGCATCCCAGATGTGCTGGACTGGAGGAGGGCTCTGTGCATTAACGGGGGTGGTGGCAGGCTTTGGTCTCGGGTTGTGGAGAGAAAGAGGGGCAGAGCACCCCAAGACTTGGTGTTCACTGTCCATCCTGGAGGGCTTACGCTGCCACTTGGGCTGATGTGATGGGTGTTGCTGACCTGGGCACAGGAGCACAAGGAGATGTGTATTCCCTGTGGCAAAACGGCAGAAGCTTCCTTGCTTGGAGGAGTCTGGATCTGGCTACTCCCAAAGACCCGCAGGGTGTGGAGGCTCTGCTGCAAtccctctttttaatttttttggtgGCCACAGCTTCTAGCCCAGGAGCAGGGCAAGAGTGCTGCTCACTTTGGTGGGAAAAGAGGTTTAACGAGGTGTCAGGTACAACCCCCTTCCTCTGGGGAAGTGGAAACAAAAAACTGAAGTGTGGGAGCAGAATGCTTCTGCCATGGGAACGTAACGGGAGTGTGAACTCCCGGCTGGAAGAGGGCCAGCACaagggctctgctcctgctgcatccACCCCAAATGTCTCTGGTGCAGTTTGGTGTCTCTCTGAGCACTGatgccctgctgctgtcccatGAGCTTCCAGAGATGTGTTTGGGATTGCTTCAGTGAGTGGCATAGCCAGGTAGTTTAGAGCAAGGAATGAAGAGCTCCATCTTGTTCCCATAGTTTTGTCTTCCCTTGCTTCTCTGTTGGTGCTGGCTGAGTTGAGCTTGCGGTCTCCTGCTCCTTATTAACGATGACTGGTGTCTTGGTGACCTCTGTAGTGCATAACTTCCCTTTCCAGCTCAGTGCTGATTTACAAGAAATCTTGGCAGCTTCGTTGTGCTGCTTCCTATGGAAATAGGCTGGCAGCCAACATCTCCCAGTGCAGGGAGAAGGTGCTTGCGATGGTCTGAGTGTTCAGCAACATTCTCCATCAGCCTGTAGTACTGCTGCATCTTCCTGGCTATTCATGTGAATTCTGTCGCTGTCTGTTGAGATCTTCCTCTGGTACTGGATCTGTGCTTGTACAAATACGTTTGGATTTGCTGTATTACCTCTAGGGCTTGGAAGGAGCAGCGGACTCCTTGGACTTGGTGCAGCACAGCTGGCTCGTGGCTGGCTGTAGTAGGATGGACACTATGAGATGCTTTGAGAGGGACTTCTGAAAGGTCTGGGGTGTGTTGGTGAAGGAGCGGGGGTGGACCCAAAACCACCTTCCCAGTGATGTTCTGGGGCTCTCGCAGAAGTAAAAGATGTGCATATAGTAGTGAGCTGGCTCACAAAATTGAGGGCTGTCTCTGAATTCGTGGCTGAAGTGAGGTGCTAGGTTGGGCTAGGGAAAGGAGATCAAGATCTAGCACTTCATGTCTGTGGGAAGAACTAGAGAGACATGTCAGGGTTGTACCAGTTTCTCCTGGAGTGGTGAGATGTTTCACCCTGCTCTAGTGCTTTGGATGGTGTACAGTCTTGTCTTAGTCATCAAGGTCCAGTCAAAGACTGGGGCTGCTGTCCACACCCTATTCAATCCAAACTGTTCTAGAGTCTGGATTTTTGTGAAGGCCTAAATCCTctggggaaagaggaaaaggactGGGTGCATCTCATCTGTGACAGTAATCCTCTGATATAGGGAAGTGTGAGTGCCTGTGAGGCCACCTTTGGTGTGAGATGCCCTGCCTCCACCACACAGAGCTCCTGAACTGTCATCTATTCCCACTCCAGTCCTGCACGTCTCCTCTCAGTAGATCTCATTGACCTCTCTCCTAGGTACGGACTCTGTTTGTCAGTGGTCTTCCTGTGGACATCAAACCCAGAGAGCTCTACCTACTCTTCCGACCATTCAAGGTAAGTCTTCAGGTTTGGGCTTTGGGGGGAAAGATGCTATCTTACGGCCAGCCTTGCAGAAATGACCTTGCCAGAAGGAAGCAAGAATGAAGTGGGAAGCGAGGCCTTCTGTGGAAGCTTTGGGAGCCCGTTAGGAAATGGGACTGGTGTCCTGTAGGTTGTGCTCAGCTTGGCAGCCTCCCTTAGAGCCTGTTGTTGGAATCCCGCTGTCTCCAAGCCTGACGCTGGCTGTGTGGTCAGCACTGCTGCCTGACTGGACCAGCCCTTCCTCTACCACTTGTCCAGACCCAGTTCCTATACAACTTTCACTAGATATCTCCCCTCTGGCCACCTTGGAGTCTGGGGTAGCATTTCTCCTCCCATGTACTGCTGCTCCCCAGTGCAGGGGGGGTGGTGGCTCTGTAGCTGCTGGAAGTGGCCAGCTTGAGGTTCTGGAAGGTCTGGTCCTAATGTCCTGGAAGTCCTTCTGTGCAGGACCTGGGAAGTTGGGGAATGAGCAGAGAAATTCGCATCAAAATGAGCCTCTTCCCCAGGAGTCCTTGTTTGCACTCCTCTAGCACAGGGTGCTCTGTGCTCCCTGTGTGCTACCCAGCCAAGGGTTTCATATCTTAATAGCTTGACAAGGAGCTGGAAAAGAGGGTTTCTTCCTGAGAGGACTAGAAGAATGGGTTAGTTGAGATACCTGCTCTGCTTGGTGACTGATTTCTCTTCTACTTTGGTGGGAAAGAGAAGGATGGCTCCTGGGAGATGGGTTAATGTATTTGCCTCTGCTGCAGACCTTGCCTTGTGGAGGGTTtggtgctgcaggagctcctGGAGCTGTTGCATCACTTCTCATTTGTAGCTTGGCTCCTTCAGGAACCTGACACCGACTcgctttcttcctttctctagGGTTATGAAGGGTCACTGATCAAGCTAACATCAAAGCAGGTACCTCCCTTTTCCAGTGCTGGGGTATTCTTGGCTTCTGCTGGATgtgctgggagggaaggggtgCAGATGCCACTTCACTGTCTAAAGCATTGTCTGTGTTCAGCACCACGTACCCAGCTGGGTTCTGCTCACTGCCTCCTCTCCTGGTGGCCCCAAGCTCTCAGCACGTGCTGAGCATTTCCATATTGCCCATGGCTGCCCGTATTgatgggtgctgcaggagaaaTGGTGCTTCAGCCTCATCAGAAAACCTTCCCATCCTAaccaaggcagcagcagttctgttTGTGGGCAAGGGGGATCTCTGCTGAGGGGGCTGCTGTGCCCACTTGCGTAGGAATGCCAAAGCACTTTGGTGTGGTGGGAGCAGACAGAGTCACTGCCTCAAGCCCCTTCAAGCTCTGCCTGAAAGCCCTGCGCAGTTTCATGTGGTTTCTTCTGCTTCCTATAAGCTGTCTAGGTGAGAGAGGGTGGCAGGGTGGTCTGAGGAGTGGGAAGAGGCTTCCAAACTGAAATCAGTGTTGTTTCTTCTAGCCAGTTGGTTTTGTGACCTTTGACAGCCGGGCTGGTGCAGAAGCAGCGAAGAACGCCTTAAATGTGAGTACTGGGAGGGCTGGTGGCTGTACACCCTGCGGTCACTCCACCTGGAGCTGTGGGCAGGGGTGATGCGTGGCTTCCCTGCAGCATGGGAAAGGTCAGAGAGTCTCAAATTTGGTATTTGCCCACAAATACCAAATAAATGGTCCTGCAGCACCAGGCGGGCAGGAGGGCTAGTCATGTTTAGGGCTGATGTCAGTCGTGCTTGGCTTAGGGTACCTGATGCAGGGTTGTGTGGGACACTAAGCCTCAGTGAACAGGTACAGCAACACCCAGTGCTCTGTCGTGGCATGCGGTGCTCAGCCCGTGGTCCCAGCAGTGTTGTGGGGCTCCAGGTTGCACACACCAGCCTAGCTGGGCAGTGAAGCAGGCTCGCTGCAAAGCTCTGTCAAATGGCCACAAGGCTTGCTTGGTGCTGACAGCCTCATTTGAAGCCTTGCTTACCAAATGTCCTGAAGGAAAGTGTCAGTTCAGCAGAGCAGGTCCTTGTCCTGCGCTCTGGACTGCCAGGACCTCTGCAACCAGAAGGTACCTGCTCCAGAAGGATGTGTCAGAGGAGAGCAGCCTTCCCACCCTGACTCTGCCATGGCAGCAGATGGAGCATCTTTCCTGACGAGCACTacatccctgctctgctggctggCAAACTGCACTTAAAGAGCAAAGCTGAGTCCCTCATCTTGGAAGCAGTAGCCTTGGGCcagctaaaaatgaaaatacaaacatGAGGTGACAAAAACTGGGTGTGTGACTGCAGGGTGATGGCCCTGATCCCCTGGTTAGGCTCTACTCCATGAGTGCATCCTGTGCTTGGATAGGAAGCCTTTCCTCTGAGAGATTCCTGTGCTTTCTTCTGTGACAGGGCATCCGCTTTGACCCAGAGAACCCTCAGACCTTGCGGCTAGAGTTTGCTAAAGCCAACACAAAGATGGCCAAGAGCAAGCTGATGGCTACACCAAACCCCACCAATATCCACCCTGCCCTGGGCGCACACTTCATTGCACGGGACCCCTGTGAGTATGCTGGGGGGGACAGCTGGAGGCAGTGTCTGGCCCAGCCTGGGAGATGCCTGGCACTGGGAATGCTGGTGTCAGAGCTTGGTGTAGCAAGGGAACTGTAGCCACCTGCTCTGGCTGAAATCTCTCAGCATGTTGGGGTTGTAGGAGAACAACAGGCATCTGCCGAGGCTGCTGGCCAACACCAGAAGCATCGGGAGAGCAGAGCTGGTTCTCGTAGCTGAAGTGGTACTACTCAAGTGCTTTAAGCTAGGTGCAAGGCATAAAGGGCTGGTCCTGTGCCATGCACCCTCAGCCTGTCCTGGTGGGGCAGGCAGCCCTGCTGAGGCTTGGTGGTGGCCCAGGCATGAAGCCTAGTGCCCCTGTGGGGTGTGGAGTAGGGATGGGACATGCTCTTGGCCTCTCCCGGCAAGGCTGGGAGGCCAGAGGAGCAGAATGCAGGGGGTTACCTGCATTATATTTTAAACCTTGCTGGGGCAGCAGTGCAGAGTTCTAGTTTGGGGTGAAAAATCCAGAGCCCATCCCTGAAGCAGGCTGTTGGCTCCGGCCACTGAGAGGCTGTCACCTTGTCTCCCCCTGTCCAGATGACTTGACTGGAGCAGCTCTTATTCCAGCGTCCCCAGAAGCATGGGCTCCCTACCCCCTGTACACCACGGAGCTAACCCCAGCCATCCCCCATGCCGCCTTCACGTACCCGGCGGCCGCTGCTGCGGCCGCTGCTCTTCACGCTCAGGTGAGTTGCTCGCCAAGAACCGcgctctcctctccccccttctcctGGTTCTTGCTCTCTCGGGGTTCTGCTTGGCCAGCTCGACCCTGGCCTCTGCACCTTGACTCCTGGGCAAAGCCTCTTCCCAGCTGCCATGCGCAGGGGCCCCCAGCCCTGAACAAAGCACGGGGCAGATGTCTCAGCCATAGCCTGTTGGATAAATAGGTGACCTGAGTGCAGCCAGAGCTCTGCGCTGGCTTCTGACCCTGCAGGTCCAGCCTTCCTCCCGTGCCAGAGGCAGGCAGCTGGAGAAAGTCCGTGCTCAATTTTTGGCCGGCTTTGGTACCCTTGGCCAGAGAACTTGGTGTGACTGCTGGGAGGATACCCTGTGTGCCAGCACGTAGGATAGCCAGGAGATGTCCTCCGTGAAGTGAAAGCTTAGCTCAGTGCTGAAGCTCAGGGGCTCAGCTGGAACCCCATGGGCCAGGTAATGCAGAAACAATTCTGAAGCTGGAGGGGAATGTCCTGCAGAGGATGAGTGACCGCAGCCCTGCCACTGCAAGGAGCTCTGTTCGTGAGCCAGTGGTGAACTGTTAGCCCCTCTGGGCACAGGCTAGAGAGGGTCACTGGTGTGTGGGCCTGTGGAGATGCTGGTGGTGGTGCATCCAGCTGCCTGGTGTCCCTGGGGTGTGCTTGCTGACAGCAGGAGGTGTAGGGGTGCCTGTATTGGTTTGATACTGGAGTGTTTTAATGTACTGAGACACCACCACCAGTATAACATCTCCTGAAGCTGgggaaatgcaaaaagaaagctgaagtaGAGAAGATATGTCATCACCCCATGTTAAGGTGCTTTGTTTGGAGAACTTGTGTAGGAGAACCTGGAGCCCCTGTCCCAACCCTGCTTGGTGTTATCACCAGCTGTGCTCTGCCTACTTCTGTCTCTGCTCCTGTAACAGTGCTGGTGGGGCTCCAGGCTTAGTCCCCAGAGCATTGGGGTTTAACCTCTGCTATTTCTGCCCCACCAAGCAGGGCAGTTAGCTCTGCTCATCCCTGCTTAGCTTGAAAGGAAGAAGAGCTGTGTCCCATCACCTTGTCTACCTGGCCAGCAGTTGAGTTGGTCCTTCATCATCCTCTTGCTCCTGCAAGCATCTTGACTGTAACTGAATGGCTTCAACCCAAGCTTGTGTCCAAATGCAAGATGGAAACACTGGAGGGGATGCGAGCTTCTGGCCTGTGTAGGCTTGTCCTCTGCTTTTGGCCTTCTGCTGGTGAGCTAGCAGTGGGCTGAAGCTCCTGCAGGGTAGGCAAGAGGGATGTGGGGCCTAGGGCAGGACCAGACACTGGCCCCATCTTTCAAAGGCCTCCAGGTAGGCTGGTCCTTCGCTAGGTCTGTCCCAGTCAGGAGGTTTTGTTTGCTGGTGTTCTCCAAGAGCTACTGATGGTGCCCACAGCTCCAGGAGCACCTGAATGtgctctgctcctgggcagcccaggggAGCAGAAGtctctcctttccatccctGCCCCTTGCATGGGGTGGTGGAGCCAAGGGCTGTTGCTGCCAGAATTGCCCTAGCAGGGAGGGCCAGGAACACTCCCTCTGGAGACAATTGAGGAAGGTGAAACCATTACTGTGGTTCCTTCAAGGGTGATCATCGGTGACTGTGCAGGGACAGAAAGGTTAGACACCAAAACTTTATGGTGTGTGCTGGGCGGAGGAAGGAACTCTGCTCTCCCAAAACGAAGGAGGCCTTCAGCCACATCTTCTGCTGGGGTTTGATTTCCTGCCCCCCAGCTGGTAAGATACCTCTTCTGGGCAGACAGATTAGCTATCCAAAAGTCTTTTGGCCTGCAGGATGACCCCTGAGCTCCAGGGAGCCCTCAGGAGGACGAGGGaccccctgcccaagcaggtgATGCTCCTGTAAGCCCTAGGGAGCCAGCGTAGCCCCTCCAAACTGCAGCCAGGGCCAGCCATCTCCTGAAGACGAGCAGCCAGGCTGGCCGAGCAGCCACGGCTGCTGCTCGCTGCGTTGTGCTTGAGCTGGCGGTGACCCTGCAGGAGACATTCTGGCGCAGCATA from Anas platyrhynchos isolate ZD024472 breed Pekin duck chromosome 11, IASCAAS_PekinDuck_T2T, whole genome shotgun sequence includes these protein-coding regions:
- the RBPMS2 gene encoding RNA-binding protein with multiple splicing 2, whose amino-acid sequence is MSNLNKDTEHTNGGGNVEEEVRTLFVSGLPVDIKPRELYLLFRPFKGYEGSLIKLTSKQPVGFVTFDSRAGAEAAKNALNGIRFDPENPQTLRLEFAKANTKMAKSKLMATPNPTNIHPALGAHFIARDPYDLTGAALIPASPEAWAPYPLYTTELTPAIPHAAFTYPAAAAAAAALHAQMRWYPPSEATQQGWKSRQFC